CTCATATCGCGCTGCTTCGAATGGGCGACTGCTGCCTGTTCGAGCAGGGCGTCGCAGGATTCGCCGGTGAGCGCGGAGAAGGCTCCCTCGATGATCTCCTGGAGTTCGTGCCGGTGGGCATAGCGGTGAGCGGCGCGGTCGAAGCGGTCATCGGTGACCATATCAGGGCGGTCGAGAACCTGAGTGGCGAAGCGTTCCCATTCGCGTTCGTTCTGGATCGCAAGCATGATCTGAGTGCCATCGCCGCAGGTAAAAGCACCGTAGGGGGCGATGGCGGCATGGGAAGTGCCGGCACGCGTGGGGCGGGTGCCGCCGTAACGGGTGAAGTAGAGGGGGTAGCCCATCCATTCGACGAGGGAATCGAAGAGGCTCGTCGACAAGGTGGCGCCCTCGCCAGTGCGCTCGCGGTTGTACAGAGCGGTGAGGATGCCGGAGTACGTGTACATTCCCGCGGCGATATCTGCCGTCGAGATTCCCGTCTTTGCGGGGAACTCCTCTGTTCCGGTCACGGAGACCAGTCCTGCCTCGGCCTGCACAAGTGCATCGTAGGCCTTCGCATCTTTGTACGGCCCGTCCGTTCCGTATCCGGAGATCGACGCGTGGATGAGTCGAGGGTTGATCGAACGGAGGGCGTCGGTACCGAGACCGAGCCTCTCTGCGGCGCCAGGCGCGAAGTTCTGGATGAAGACATCGGCCGAGGCGATGAGTCCATGGAGGATCTTAAGCCCGTCGGAGTTCTTGAGATCGAGAGCCAGGCTCTCCTTGTTCCGGTTGATCCACACGAAGTGGCTAGAGAGCCCGTTGACGGTCGTGTCGTAACCGCGGGCGAAGTCACCGACGCCGGGACGTTCGATCTTGATGACCCGGGCTCCGAGATCCGCCAGCTGGCGTGAGGCGAAGGGTGCGGCAACTGCCTGTTCGCAGCTGATGACAGTGATGCCGGTCAGCGGCAGGTTCCGGTCGGTCGCGTCGTCCTGCCCCACAGGGCTCGGTACGGACGTCGGTGCAGCAGTGGCCATCAGCCCTCCACGACGAGTGTGAAACATTGACACCCACATCATACATATCTCATCAGATAATGCATTATCTGATCTCGAACAGCCCTTCGGCCTGTAGACTGAGACCACCGAGACATGAAAAGTCGCCTGCTGGTGGTGGGCGCACGAACGAAAGGCATCGGGTGGATCAGGAGTCGGCATCGACGAAGCGGGACGTCATCGTCCTCGGCCTGCGTCGCAAGATCCTCTCCCGCGAGCTCGATCGCGGCGAACGACTGCGACAGGACCAGGTCGCCGACTGGTTCAACGCTTCCATCACCCCGGTCAGGGAGGCCCTGCGGATCCTCGAAGCCGAGGGTCTCGTCACCTCCGAAGCACACCGGGGCGTCCGTGTCGCCGGCGTCGACGTCGACCGCCTCAAATCCCTCTTCGTCACCCGCAAGCTCACCGAGACCTTCGCCATCGCTCGCGCCACGACGCGGATCTCTCGGCACGAGCTGCGCCAGGCC
Above is a window of Brevibacterium siliguriense DNA encoding:
- a CDS encoding CaiB/BaiF CoA transferase family protein, which gives rise to MATAAPTSVPSPVGQDDATDRNLPLTGITVISCEQAVAAPFASRQLADLGARVIKIERPGVGDFARGYDTTVNGLSSHFVWINRNKESLALDLKNSDGLKILHGLIASADVFIQNFAPGAAERLGLGTDALRSINPRLIHASISGYGTDGPYKDAKAYDALVQAEAGLVSVTGTEEFPAKTGISTADIAAGMYTYSGILTALYNRERTGEGATLSTSLFDSLVEWMGYPLYFTRYGGTRPTRAGTSHAAIAPYGAFTCGDGTQIMLAIQNEREWERFATQVLDRPDMVTDDRFDRAAHRYAHRHELQEIIEGAFSALTGESCDALLEQAAVAHSKQRDMSEIADHPQLTERHRWHEVETPAGPISMLAPPVEMSGVGPRMDPIPAVGQNSESILGELGMDAEAIGELRVNGVI